One part of the Microbulbifer sp. THAF38 genome encodes these proteins:
- a CDS encoding response regulator transcription factor, which produces MSRILLIDDDTELTDLLSEYLTGEGFDVTAANDGGRGLELAQSQHFDALVLDVMLPVHNGFDVLRKLREEASPTSRSLPVIMLTAKGDTVDRIVGLEMGADDYLPKPCNPRELAARLRAILRRGRVEVEDNDDSLNSGQLRLLPAEHQAYWGDQALSLTGAEFSVLKVLVQSAGDVVSKEVLTESALGRKLMPYDRSIDVHVSNIRKKLADKGASRDLIINIRGAGYMLTQAKQ; this is translated from the coding sequence ATGAGCCGCATCCTTCTTATCGACGACGACACAGAATTAACCGATCTGCTGAGTGAATACCTTACCGGGGAGGGCTTCGATGTAACCGCCGCCAATGATGGCGGCCGCGGACTGGAATTGGCCCAGAGTCAGCACTTTGATGCGCTGGTATTAGACGTGATGCTGCCGGTGCACAACGGTTTTGACGTATTGCGCAAACTACGGGAAGAGGCTTCACCTACCAGCCGCTCCCTGCCGGTTATTATGCTTACCGCCAAGGGTGATACCGTGGATAGAATCGTGGGCCTGGAGATGGGCGCCGATGACTATCTACCAAAGCCCTGTAATCCCCGCGAGTTGGCGGCGCGCCTGCGAGCTATCCTGCGTCGCGGTCGGGTCGAAGTAGAGGACAATGACGACAGCCTCAACAGCGGTCAATTGCGCCTGCTACCAGCCGAGCATCAGGCCTATTGGGGCGACCAGGCCCTGTCCCTGACCGGCGCCGAATTTTCCGTACTCAAGGTGCTGGTCCAAAGCGCCGGGGATGTAGTGAGTAAAGAGGTGCTCACCGAGAGTGCCCTGGGGCGCAAGCTGATGCCCTACGACCGCTCCATCGATGTGCACGTCAGCAACATTCGCAAGAAACTCGCGGATAAAGGCGCCAGCCGCGACCTGATCATCAATATCCGCGGCGCCGGTTACATGCTCACCCAGGCCAAGCAGTAG
- a CDS encoding Spy/CpxP family protein refolding chaperone, translating to MKNWKLMLSSLALAGVMAAPAATMAFGAEGGHHKRGFEHMARKLELTEGQKAQLKANRDSNSESRNAQRQQLQELRKEIYTALESGADQATLDQLGAELGKLQVQKMQNHFQMRQQFEAILTDEQKAKFEELKEQRKERRVKWREERLERRTTES from the coding sequence ATGAAAAACTGGAAACTGATGCTGAGTAGTCTGGCTCTGGCCGGCGTGATGGCGGCCCCTGCAGCTACTATGGCGTTTGGCGCAGAGGGGGGCCATCACAAGCGCGGATTTGAGCATATGGCGCGCAAGCTGGAGCTAACCGAGGGCCAGAAAGCCCAGTTAAAGGCTAACAGAGATAGCAACAGTGAAAGCAGGAATGCTCAGCGCCAGCAGTTACAAGAGCTGCGTAAGGAGATTTATACCGCCCTGGAGAGCGGTGCAGACCAGGCCACCCTGGACCAGCTCGGGGCAGAATTGGGTAAGTTGCAGGTTCAAAAAATGCAAAACCACTTCCAAATGCGCCAGCAGTTCGAAGCGATCCTCACCGATGAGCAGAAAGCCAAATTTGAAGAGTTGAAAGAGCAGCGCAAAGAGCGCCGTGTAAAGTGGCGTGAGGAACGCCTTGAGCGCCGCACCACAGAAAGCTGA
- a CDS encoding flavodoxin, with protein sequence MSKIGLFYGSDEGNTESIALRIRARMGEERVDLFDIADVTQLEIANYEQLIFGIPTWDFGQIQSDWEEFWEDVQEIDFSGKTVALFGLGDQFGYGDYFLDAMGMLHDVIAGRGAAIVGLWSTEGYEFEASKAEIEGEGKFMGLAIDEDQQEELTAERLNLWCKQIADEFNLDGGAASVVELDD encoded by the coding sequence GTGAGCAAAATCGGCTTGTTTTATGGCAGCGACGAAGGCAATACCGAATCTATAGCCCTGCGCATCCGCGCCCGCATGGGAGAGGAGCGGGTAGACCTGTTTGATATTGCCGATGTTACCCAATTGGAGATTGCCAACTACGAGCAGCTGATTTTCGGTATTCCTACCTGGGACTTCGGTCAGATTCAATCCGACTGGGAAGAGTTCTGGGAGGATGTGCAGGAAATAGACTTCAGTGGCAAGACGGTGGCCCTGTTTGGCCTGGGCGATCAGTTCGGTTACGGCGATTACTTCCTGGATGCGATGGGCATGCTACATGATGTGATTGCCGGTCGAGGAGCGGCCATTGTTGGCTTGTGGTCAACAGAGGGCTATGAATTCGAGGCTTCCAAGGCGGAAATTGAAGGCGAAGGCAAATTTATGGGCCTCGCTATCGATGAAGACCAGCAGGAAGAGCTGACTGCCGAACGCCTCAACCTCTGGTGCAAACAGATAGCTGACGAGTTTAACCTTGATGGCGGTGCCGCCAGTGTCGTCGAGTTGGATGACTAG
- a CDS encoding S9 family peptidase, which yields MRRLLLFFTFLWPLFAFSTEVPLSDLVRHIEIEEVKISPEGTHLAIRKNHNGERVLLFISLKDRKITGGLRFKGKDEVGDFYWANNERVVAKVVSRKAALEMPIYYGTLFAVNVDGSKKKNIFGYLASETQTGTRLKRAKATYAHATIIDLLPEDKSEILLSTYPWSNNWETTGEILKVNIYNGVKTRITGLPQVGRAHTDDHGNVVFATGSNRKGDYEIYEKSKKGWKKVENSLLAHGWPKGGDLDTGEFYFEIDRPNSTEQLVKFNKKTNTITPIFSHEISDISGIIYHPTNDNPIGVYLHPDFPEEYFFDEGNGFAAYFRGLKKAFEGYRINFTSFTDDGSLGILRVYGDRLPGDYFLANLKTKKVDFLLSSSEWLAPETLNSMQADSFVTTDNMRIGTYLTFPKGQTKNLPMVVVPHGGPHARDYWGYDQEAQILSQNGYLVLQVNFRGSTGYGDHFYTAGEQEWGGKIQKDIADAVHWAVEKGYADPRKVCIYGASFGGYSALMNPIRYQDLYKCAVGYVGVYDLEMMYKKGDIKRRDRGLAYLNRELSKDKNFLKENSPIHNTDKLNIPLFIIHGEKDERVPVEHAEELLEKLEKEGKPAKSLIVANEGHGFYSEENNMKLYTELLAFLDKHIGIGSVEKQPAVN from the coding sequence ATGCGCAGGCTTCTATTATTTTTCACTTTTCTGTGGCCACTTTTCGCATTTAGCACCGAAGTACCCTTATCCGACCTAGTACGCCATATAGAAATTGAGGAGGTGAAAATATCTCCAGAGGGCACCCATCTAGCCATAAGAAAAAACCATAATGGCGAGAGAGTCTTACTTTTTATATCCCTCAAAGACCGAAAAATCACCGGAGGCCTTCGATTCAAAGGTAAGGATGAAGTTGGTGACTTTTATTGGGCCAATAATGAAAGAGTTGTAGCAAAAGTCGTATCACGAAAAGCCGCTTTGGAGATGCCTATTTATTACGGCACTCTATTCGCTGTAAATGTAGATGGCTCCAAGAAGAAAAACATCTTTGGATACCTAGCAAGTGAAACTCAAACTGGAACCCGTTTAAAAAGAGCCAAAGCAACCTATGCACATGCCACAATTATTGATCTCCTTCCCGAAGACAAAAGTGAAATTTTGCTTTCCACATATCCATGGTCCAATAATTGGGAAACAACAGGGGAAATTCTCAAGGTAAACATTTATAACGGCGTTAAAACCAGAATAACAGGGCTGCCGCAGGTTGGCCGGGCTCACACCGATGATCATGGCAATGTAGTCTTCGCAACTGGCAGTAATCGAAAAGGAGATTATGAAATATACGAAAAATCAAAAAAAGGATGGAAGAAAGTAGAGAATTCTCTCCTAGCTCACGGCTGGCCAAAAGGGGGAGACTTAGATACTGGTGAATTCTATTTTGAGATAGATCGCCCTAACAGTACTGAGCAACTAGTTAAATTTAACAAAAAAACAAACACAATAACCCCGATATTTTCCCACGAAATCTCCGATATTAGCGGAATAATTTACCACCCCACAAATGACAACCCCATCGGAGTCTATCTACACCCTGATTTTCCTGAAGAGTACTTTTTTGATGAAGGCAATGGATTTGCAGCTTATTTTCGAGGCTTAAAGAAAGCTTTTGAAGGCTACAGAATCAACTTTACAAGCTTTACCGATGACGGCTCTCTAGGAATATTAAGAGTATATGGAGACCGGCTCCCAGGGGATTATTTCTTAGCAAATTTGAAGACTAAGAAAGTAGATTTTCTATTATCATCATCAGAATGGCTTGCCCCTGAAACTCTAAACTCAATGCAAGCGGACTCATTTGTCACCACGGACAACATGAGAATAGGCACCTATCTGACTTTCCCCAAAGGACAAACTAAAAATCTGCCTATGGTAGTAGTACCACATGGAGGCCCCCATGCCCGTGACTACTGGGGATATGACCAAGAAGCACAAATACTTTCCCAAAATGGCTACTTGGTTCTCCAGGTAAACTTTCGTGGCTCAACAGGATACGGCGACCACTTTTACACTGCCGGAGAGCAAGAGTGGGGAGGAAAAATTCAAAAGGATATAGCCGACGCCGTTCATTGGGCAGTAGAAAAAGGCTATGCAGATCCAAGAAAAGTTTGTATTTACGGTGCCAGCTTTGGGGGCTACTCTGCCCTAATGAACCCGATCAGATATCAAGACCTGTATAAATGTGCGGTTGGCTATGTGGGTGTTTATGACTTGGAGATGATGTACAAGAAAGGGGATATCAAACGTCGTGATAGAGGGTTAGCCTACCTTAATAGGGAACTGAGTAAAGATAAGAACTTCTTAAAGGAAAACTCCCCAATCCACAACACCGATAAACTCAATATTCCCTTATTTATTATTCACGGTGAGAAAGATGAGCGAGTGCCCGTTGAGCATGCCGAGGAGCTACTGGAAAAACTAGAGAAAGAAGGGAAACCAGCAAAAAGCCTTATTGTTGCCAATGAAGGGCACGGGTTTTATAGCGAAGAAAACAACATGAAGCTTTATACCGAACTGCTAGCTTTTCTTGATAAGCACATCGGTATTGGGTCAGTAGAAAAACAGCCGGCTGTGAACTAG
- a CDS encoding S9 family peptidase, whose product MNRLLKIAAAILIASPALAEEQPTNFSYEDVFNLEYASDPQFSNDGKSIYYVRNSMNKMADNKRANLWRISADGKDHRPLTSGDYSDYSPRLSPDGKTIAFISSRSGSPQIHLLWLDNGQNLQISHLPKSPSNIQWSRDGKQIAFTMFVPESKPFPVELPGAPEGAEWAKPPQFIDRSIYRADGMGYLKQGHTQVFVIPREGGTPRQLTSGEFDHGSSLAWSKNNDAIYFSANRHPDHEIELMNSEIYRVNLKDGKIEQITERFGPDHHPQISPDGKKLAYLGFEDQRLGYQQHSLRIIDLDSGESRKVQTAKDRSISSFNWLGDSKRIAYSYDDQGSTKIAIKKIGGSDTVVASDAGGLSLGRPYSGTHFATSKRGAIAYTQTNPQHPAELALAHNGKVKALTSLNNDVVPLRNMAHVEKIHYKSSFDGRDIQGWVAYPPNFDPKKKYPLLLEIHGGPFSNYGPRFAAEVQLFAAAGYVVLYTNPRGSTSYGHEFANLIHHNYPSQDYDDLIAGVDAVIDQGYIDEEQLFVTGGSGGGTLTAWIIGKTDRFRAAVVAKPVINWESFVLTADYSRFFTKYWFSGMPWEKPEEYRRRSPLTYVGNVTTPTMLLTGEEDYRTPMSETEQFYQALKLNDVEAAMVRIPGASHSIAARPSQMVAKVASILYWFDQHKPERESQDLVIN is encoded by the coding sequence ATGAACAGACTATTGAAAATAGCCGCGGCGATATTAATCGCCAGTCCTGCCCTCGCTGAAGAGCAACCCACTAATTTCAGCTATGAGGATGTATTCAATCTCGAGTATGCCAGCGATCCTCAGTTCAGCAACGACGGAAAGAGTATTTACTACGTCCGCAACTCCATGAACAAAATGGCGGACAACAAGCGGGCAAACCTGTGGCGCATCAGTGCCGACGGCAAGGACCACCGTCCACTGACCTCAGGAGATTACTCGGATTATTCGCCGCGCCTATCCCCGGACGGTAAAACAATTGCCTTTATCAGTTCCCGCAGTGGCAGCCCCCAGATACACTTATTGTGGCTCGATAACGGCCAAAATCTGCAGATCTCCCACCTGCCAAAATCCCCTTCCAATATTCAGTGGTCACGGGACGGCAAACAAATTGCCTTCACCATGTTTGTGCCCGAGAGCAAACCGTTCCCGGTTGAACTACCCGGTGCCCCCGAGGGCGCAGAGTGGGCAAAACCACCTCAGTTTATCGACCGCAGTATTTATCGTGCGGACGGCATGGGTTATCTCAAGCAGGGGCACACCCAGGTATTTGTCATCCCCCGTGAGGGCGGCACGCCGCGTCAGCTTACCAGCGGTGAGTTCGATCACGGCAGTAGTCTCGCCTGGAGTAAAAACAACGACGCTATTTACTTTTCTGCAAACCGCCACCCCGATCACGAGATCGAATTGATGAACTCTGAAATTTATAGAGTAAATCTCAAGGATGGCAAAATCGAGCAGATCACCGAAAGATTCGGGCCCGATCATCATCCGCAGATTTCCCCCGATGGTAAAAAGCTTGCCTACCTGGGATTCGAGGATCAGCGGCTCGGGTACCAACAACACAGCCTGCGCATCATCGATCTCGACAGCGGCGAGTCTCGCAAAGTCCAAACCGCTAAAGACCGCAGTATCTCCAGCTTCAACTGGCTAGGCGACAGTAAACGTATCGCTTATAGCTACGACGATCAGGGCTCCACAAAAATTGCCATTAAAAAAATTGGTGGCAGCGACACTGTAGTCGCCAGTGATGCTGGCGGTCTATCGCTGGGGCGACCCTACTCGGGCACTCACTTTGCCACATCCAAACGCGGAGCTATTGCTTACACGCAAACCAATCCGCAGCATCCGGCAGAGCTGGCTTTAGCCCACAACGGCAAAGTAAAAGCGCTGACCAGCCTCAATAACGATGTGGTGCCGCTGCGCAATATGGCCCACGTGGAGAAGATCCATTACAAGTCCAGCTTCGATGGGCGCGATATACAGGGCTGGGTCGCCTACCCGCCCAACTTCGACCCGAAGAAAAAATATCCCCTGCTGTTGGAAATTCACGGCGGACCCTTCTCTAACTATGGCCCCCGGTTTGCCGCCGAGGTGCAACTTTTTGCTGCCGCCGGCTATGTAGTTCTCTACACAAACCCACGGGGCTCTACCAGCTACGGGCATGAATTTGCCAACCTGATTCACCACAATTACCCGAGCCAGGATTACGACGATTTAATAGCCGGCGTCGATGCAGTAATTGATCAGGGTTATATCGATGAGGAGCAATTATTCGTTACCGGCGGCAGCGGCGGCGGCACCCTAACAGCCTGGATTATCGGCAAAACCGATCGATTCCGCGCGGCAGTAGTTGCCAAACCGGTAATCAACTGGGAGAGCTTCGTCTTGACTGCTGACTACTCGAGGTTCTTTACCAAATACTGGTTCTCAGGTATGCCCTGGGAAAAACCGGAGGAATATCGCCGCCGCTCTCCCCTCACTTATGTGGGCAATGTCACTACGCCCACTATGCTGCTTACCGGAGAGGAGGATTACCGCACACCGATGTCCGAAACAGAGCAGTTTTACCAGGCACTGAAGTTAAACGATGTGGAAGCTGCAATGGTACGAATTCCAGGCGCCTCTCACAGTATTGCCGCGAGGCCCAGCCAGATGGTTGCAAAAGTGGCTTCTATTTTGTACTGGTTTGATCAGCATAAGCCTGAGCGGGAGAGTCAGGATTTGGTTATAAATTAA
- the dapE gene encoding succinyl-diaminopimelate desuccinylase, with protein sequence MTPTLQLAFDLIRRRSVTPEDAGCMDQMIERLEKVGFKVTKLRRGDTDNFWAVRNGQSKGPLLAFAGHTDVVPSGPEENWSSPPFEPQIRDGFLYGRGAADMKGSLAAMVVACEEFIHQHPDHSGRIAFLITSDEEGPAINGTVKVVEWLEEKGEKIDCCIVGEPSSSERVGDIIKNGRRGSLGLELKVFGVQGHVAYPHLAENPIHNLAPALAELAAEEWDQGNQFFPATSFQVSNINGGTGATNVIPGEVDLLCNWRFSTESTAEELETRARAILDKHKLKYEANFNLSGHPFLTAEGPLVRAVEQAIQKITGKETELSTAGGTSDGRFIAPTGAQVVELGPVNATIHKVDERVKADDLDILKDIYREVLRGLLT encoded by the coding sequence GTGACCCCCACACTGCAACTGGCCTTTGACCTTATCCGCCGTCGCTCCGTAACCCCCGAAGATGCAGGCTGTATGGATCAGATGATTGAGCGACTGGAAAAAGTTGGGTTCAAGGTGACAAAGCTGCGACGTGGCGATACCGATAATTTTTGGGCGGTGCGCAACGGGCAAAGCAAAGGCCCTCTGCTTGCCTTTGCCGGTCACACGGATGTCGTGCCGAGCGGGCCGGAGGAAAACTGGAGCAGCCCGCCCTTCGAGCCACAAATCCGCGATGGCTTTTTGTATGGTCGCGGTGCGGCCGACATGAAGGGTTCACTGGCAGCAATGGTGGTGGCCTGCGAGGAGTTTATCCACCAGCACCCCGATCACAGCGGTCGCATCGCCTTTTTGATCACCAGCGACGAGGAGGGGCCGGCAATCAATGGCACAGTCAAAGTCGTTGAGTGGCTCGAGGAGAAGGGAGAAAAAATAGACTGCTGTATTGTCGGTGAACCCTCCAGCAGCGAGCGCGTCGGCGATATTATTAAAAACGGAAGACGCGGCTCATTGGGCCTTGAGTTAAAAGTCTTCGGTGTTCAGGGACATGTGGCCTATCCACATCTGGCGGAAAACCCAATTCACAATTTGGCCCCAGCACTCGCTGAACTGGCAGCAGAAGAGTGGGATCAGGGCAACCAATTTTTCCCCGCCACCAGCTTCCAGGTTTCCAACATCAACGGAGGTACAGGAGCAACCAATGTGATTCCCGGTGAGGTGGATCTGCTCTGTAACTGGCGCTTTTCTACGGAATCCACCGCCGAAGAATTGGAAACCCGTGCCCGAGCAATCCTGGATAAGCACAAACTGAAATATGAAGCGAACTTTAATTTGTCCGGGCACCCCTTCCTCACTGCCGAGGGCCCACTGGTCCGCGCTGTAGAGCAAGCAATCCAAAAAATCACAGGAAAGGAAACAGAATTATCGACTGCCGGGGGCACTTCCGATGGCCGCTTTATCGCTCCAACAGGAGCGCAAGTAGTGGAACTGGGGCCGGTCAATGCCACTATTCACAAAGTTGATGAGAGAGTCAAAGCCGACGATTTGGATATCCTTAAGGATATCTATCGGGAAGTACTTAGGGGGCTTCTAACCTGA
- the dapD gene encoding 2,3,4,5-tetrahydropyridine-2,6-dicarboxylate N-succinyltransferase, translated as MSDIYSIGFGVGTCNSKGDWLEVFYPKPLFKPNAEIAKAVTETLHIDGGNHSLPLDATLLHSLTEKLHSAGADEQAEILQQFANSHRPLVVVVLSSDEAPQTVPEAYLKLQLLSHRLVKPHETNLEGLFGKLVNVAWTNQGAIDLEELPQRQLEARLNGEHLEIACVDKFPKMTNYVVPTGVRIAHTARVRLGAYLGEGTTIMHEGFVNFNAGTEGPGMIEGRISAGVFVGAGSDLGGSSSTMGTLSGGGNIVISVGDNCLLGANAGIGIPLGDRCTVEAGLYITAGTKVALLDDSGKLVEYIKARELAGKSDLLFRRNSTNGAVECLTNKSAIELNAALHSN; from the coding sequence ATGAGTGATATCTACAGCATCGGATTTGGCGTTGGCACCTGCAATAGCAAGGGCGACTGGCTGGAAGTCTTTTACCCAAAACCGCTGTTCAAACCCAATGCAGAAATAGCCAAAGCGGTAACTGAGACCCTACATATTGATGGCGGCAACCACAGCCTGCCCCTCGACGCGACCCTGCTGCACAGCCTCACAGAAAAGCTGCACAGCGCCGGAGCGGACGAACAGGCGGAGATCCTGCAGCAGTTCGCCAACAGCCACCGGCCGCTGGTTGTCGTTGTACTTTCCAGCGACGAGGCACCGCAGACAGTACCGGAAGCCTATTTGAAGCTGCAACTACTCTCCCACCGCCTGGTAAAACCCCACGAAACCAATCTCGAAGGTCTCTTCGGCAAACTGGTTAATGTGGCCTGGACCAATCAGGGCGCTATCGACCTGGAGGAGCTGCCACAGCGCCAACTGGAAGCGCGCCTGAACGGAGAGCACCTGGAAATTGCCTGCGTCGACAAATTCCCCAAGATGACCAACTACGTAGTGCCCACGGGCGTGCGCATCGCCCACACCGCGCGCGTGCGCCTCGGCGCCTATCTCGGCGAGGGCACTACCATCATGCACGAGGGCTTCGTCAACTTTAACGCGGGCACCGAGGGCCCAGGGATGATCGAGGGCCGTATCTCTGCGGGCGTATTTGTCGGCGCTGGTTCCGATCTGGGTGGCAGCAGCTCCACCATGGGCACGCTCTCTGGTGGCGGAAACATAGTGATTTCCGTGGGCGATAACTGCTTGCTGGGTGCCAACGCCGGTATTGGTATTCCCCTGGGGGATCGTTGCACCGTGGAAGCGGGCCTCTATATCACCGCCGGAACTAAGGTAGCCCTTCTAGATGACAGCGGCAAACTGGTCGAATACATCAAAGCGCGCGAATTGGCCGGAAAATCCGACCTGCTGTTCCGCAGAAACTCCACCAATGGCGCCGTTGAATGCCTAACGAATAAGAGCGCCATTGAGTTGAATGCAGCACTGCACAGCAATTAA
- a CDS encoding ArsC family reductase — protein sequence MITLYGIKNCDTVKKARKWLEKNGVDYQFHDFREDGMDNVPLKAWLNEFGWQEVLNRRSTSWRALSEVQKNTMDNDSALTLASETPTLIKRPVTTSDGTTRFGFKEQEFAALTGQAN from the coding sequence GTGATTACTCTGTACGGCATTAAAAACTGCGACACCGTAAAAAAAGCCCGCAAGTGGCTGGAAAAGAATGGGGTCGACTATCAATTTCACGATTTCCGTGAAGACGGCATGGACAATGTGCCCCTAAAAGCCTGGCTGAATGAATTTGGCTGGCAGGAAGTACTGAATCGCCGCTCCACCAGTTGGCGCGCTCTGAGCGAAGTACAGAAAAATACAATGGACAACGACAGCGCTTTAACACTTGCCAGCGAGACCCCCACCCTGATCAAGCGCCCGGTGACCACCTCAGACGGCACTACTCGCTTTGGTTTTAAAGAGCAAGAATTCGCCGCGCTTACCGGCCAAGCCAACTAG
- the nth gene encoding endonuclease III produces the protein MAVKNLLKQERVDFILQRLEELYPQTPVPLDHKDPYTLLVAVLLSAQCTDERVNQVTPALWQLADNPEDMALVPVEDIQAVIRPCGLSPQKSKAISKLSQILVNEYHSKVPENMAALETLPGVGHKTASVVMSQAFGHPAFPVDTHIHRLAQRWGLTNGKNVTQTEKDLKRLFPREKWNKLHLQIIFYGREYCSARGCDGTVCEICTTCYPNRKNPKKTKKA, from the coding sequence ATGGCAGTAAAAAACTTACTCAAACAAGAGCGCGTGGATTTTATTCTACAGCGCCTGGAAGAACTCTATCCGCAAACCCCGGTTCCGCTCGATCACAAAGACCCCTACACCTTGTTGGTTGCCGTACTACTCTCGGCACAGTGTACCGATGAGCGCGTCAACCAAGTCACCCCCGCTCTCTGGCAGTTGGCCGACAACCCCGAGGATATGGCACTGGTGCCCGTGGAGGATATCCAGGCGGTTATCCGCCCCTGCGGTTTATCACCGCAGAAATCCAAAGCCATCAGCAAGCTGTCGCAAATTCTTGTCAACGAATACCACAGTAAAGTGCCGGAGAATATGGCCGCCCTGGAAACCCTGCCCGGTGTCGGCCACAAGACCGCCAGCGTGGTGATGTCCCAGGCATTTGGCCACCCGGCCTTCCCGGTGGACACTCATATTCATCGCTTAGCGCAGCGCTGGGGGCTCACCAACGGTAAAAATGTCACCCAGACCGAGAAAGACCTAAAAAGGCTGTTCCCCAGAGAAAAGTGGAATAAATTGCACCTGCAGATTATTTTCTATGGCCGCGAGTACTGTTCCGCGCGCGGCTGCGACGGCACCGTCTGCGAAATCTGCACCACCTGCTACCCCAACCGCAAAAACCCCAAGAAAACCAAAAAGGCGTAA
- the dapC gene encoding succinyldiaminopimelate transaminase, with translation MNPNLDKLQPYPFSKLQALKADLQPASKPHIALSIGEPKHEPPEFVRRELVAHLDKIAAYPLTKGLETLRQAIADWLCTRFQLAQVCADTQVLPVNGTREALFAFAQAMVTPGSKVLMPNPFYQIYEGAALLAGAEPHFINCLAGNRFKPDFGSVPESVWRQCELLYLCSPGNPTGALLEIDELQTLIELADRYDFTIASDECYSELYFDESAPPAGLLQACEQMGRGDYRRCVVFHSLSKRSNLAGLRSGFVAGDAQLLDKFLLYRTYHGCAMPLSNQYASIAAWQDEEHVRGNRALYRQKFDAVLDILDGCLEVQKPQASFYLWPRVGDGEEFARELYRQQNITVLPGSFLAREREGVNPGSEYVRMALVATLEECVEAAERIKEFCRQN, from the coding sequence ATGAATCCAAACCTGGACAAGCTGCAGCCCTACCCCTTCTCCAAGTTACAGGCGCTGAAAGCGGACCTGCAACCGGCGAGCAAACCCCATATCGCCCTCTCCATCGGCGAGCCGAAACACGAGCCGCCTGAATTCGTGCGGAGAGAGCTGGTCGCGCACCTGGACAAAATCGCCGCCTACCCGCTCACCAAAGGCCTGGAAACCCTGCGCCAGGCGATTGCCGACTGGCTGTGCACCCGCTTTCAGCTCGCACAGGTCTGCGCCGACACCCAGGTTTTGCCGGTGAATGGCACCCGCGAAGCGTTATTCGCCTTCGCCCAGGCCATGGTCACGCCGGGCAGTAAAGTGCTGATGCCCAACCCCTTCTACCAGATTTACGAGGGAGCGGCCCTGCTGGCCGGCGCCGAGCCGCACTTTATCAACTGCCTCGCTGGCAATCGCTTTAAGCCAGACTTCGGCTCCGTGCCCGAATCGGTGTGGCGCCAGTGTGAGCTGCTGTATCTCTGCTCACCGGGCAACCCCACTGGCGCCCTGCTGGAGATCGACGAATTGCAAACACTCATCGAGCTGGCAGACCGCTACGACTTCACCATCGCCTCGGATGAGTGCTACTCGGAACTCTACTTCGACGAGAGCGCGCCGCCGGCCGGGCTACTGCAAGCCTGCGAACAAATGGGCCGGGGCGACTATCGTCGCTGTGTGGTTTTTCACAGCCTGTCGAAGCGCTCCAATTTGGCGGGGCTGCGCTCCGGGTTTGTTGCCGGCGATGCTCAGCTGCTGGATAAATTCCTGCTCTATCGCACCTACCACGGCTGCGCCATGCCACTGTCTAACCAGTACGCCTCCATCGCCGCCTGGCAGGATGAAGAGCATGTGCGCGGAAATCGCGCACTCTACCGACAGAAGTTCGACGCGGTGCTCGATATTCTCGACGGCTGCCTAGAAGTACAAAAGCCACAGGCCAGCTTTTACTTGTGGCCCCGTGTCGGCGACGGGGAGGAGTTTGCCCGCGAGCTGTACCGCCAGCAAAATATCACGGTTTTGCCGGGCTCTTTCCTCGCCCGCGAGCGCGAGGGAGTGAACCCCGGCAGCGAGTATGTGCGCATGGCTCTGGTAGCCACATTAGAAGAGTGCGTGGAAGCGGCAGAGCGCATCAAAGAATTTTGCCGGCAGAACTGA